A window of Dorea formicigenerans contains these coding sequences:
- the tyrS gene encoding tyrosine--tRNA ligase, giving the protein MGIYEELQARGLIAQVTDEERIRDLVNNGKATFYIGFDPTADSLHVGHFMALCLMKRLQEAGNKPIALIGGGTGYIGDPSGRTDMRSMMTPEQIQHNCDCFKKQMSRFIDFSDGKALMVNNADWLLGLNYIEVLREIGPHFSVNRMLTAECYKQRMEKGLSFLEFNYMIMQAYDFYELFQKYGCNLEFGGDDQWSNMLAGTELIRRKLGKDASAMTITLLLNSEGKKMGKTQSGAVWLDPNKTSPFEFYQYWRNVGDADVLKCIRMLTFLPLEEIDAMDKWEGAELNKAKEILAFELTSLVHGEEEAKKAQEAAKALFSTGAAADMPKTELTEADLTDGNIDIMTLLVKCGLTASKSEARRAVQQGGVSVDGEKITDIAHTFAGEDFGGEGIVLKKGKKNFRKVIVK; this is encoded by the coding sequence ATGGGAATTTATGAAGAGTTACAGGCGAGAGGTCTGATCGCTCAGGTAACAGATGAAGAAAGAATCAGAGATTTAGTAAACAATGGAAAAGCAACATTTTATATTGGATTTGATCCGACGGCGGACAGTCTTCACGTAGGACATTTTATGGCACTGTGTCTGATGAAGCGTCTGCAGGAAGCAGGCAATAAACCAATTGCTCTGATCGGTGGGGGAACAGGATACATCGGAGATCCATCTGGAAGAACAGATATGAGAAGTATGATGACTCCAGAGCAGATCCAGCATAACTGTGATTGCTTTAAAAAGCAGATGAGCCGTTTCATCGATTTCTCAGATGGAAAAGCACTTATGGTTAATAATGCAGACTGGCTTCTTGGGCTGAACTATATAGAAGTCCTTCGCGAAATTGGTCCGCATTTTTCTGTAAACCGTATGCTGACAGCAGAGTGTTACAAGCAGAGAATGGAAAAAGGACTTAGCTTCCTCGAGTTCAACTACATGATCATGCAGGCGTATGATTTCTATGAGTTGTTCCAAAAATACGGCTGTAATCTGGAATTTGGCGGAGATGATCAGTGGAGCAATATGCTTGCAGGTACAGAGTTGATTCGTCGTAAACTTGGAAAAGATGCTTCTGCTATGACAATTACACTGCTTCTGAACTCCGAAGGAAAGAAGATGGGCAAAACACAGAGCGGTGCGGTATGGCTTGATCCAAACAAGACTTCCCCATTTGAGTTTTACCAGTATTGGAGAAATGTAGGAGATGCTGACGTTCTCAAATGTATCCGTATGCTGACATTCCTTCCGTTAGAAGAGATTGACGCAATGGATAAATGGGAAGGAGCAGAGCTTAACAAAGCGAAAGAAATCCTTGCATTTGAGCTGACAAGTCTTGTTCATGGTGAAGAAGAGGCTAAAAAAGCACAGGAGGCTGCAAAGGCATTATTTAGTACAGGTGCTGCGGCAGATATGCCTAAGACAGAACTTACAGAGGCTGATCTTACAGATGGCAACATTGATATTATGACACTGCTTGTAAAATGCGGCCTGACAGCTTCCAAATCTGAAGCACGCCGTGCAGTACAGCAAGGTGGAGTGTCTGTAGATGGAGAGAAAATCACAGATATTGCCCACACATTTGCCGGAGAAGATTTTGGCGGAGAAGGAATCGTTCTGAAAAAAGGAAAGAAAAATTTCCGCAAGGTCATTGTAAAATAA
- a CDS encoding zinc ribbon domain-containing protein: protein MKCPRCDKPINDGESYCPHCGYKLEKKKSRTWIMIGGVVLAGVVLGSVVAQTGYHAFEKQVSETQGELTADSKDALPDQKTIEANKKKNETERKQEEQQEQEDEKEDEITISVDEATPVDLDSYVQIQPVSSKASSELDDNTAEKAIDGQEVTSWQEDVAGYGHGENLTLKFEKTYTVKYLALKLGSWKDDAAYEQNNRPKELDIQTDHLIRKVTFSDEKKEYWVTFSDTCKTSELKLIIEQVYRGLKTSWNDTCIAEVQVYGTEE, encoded by the coding sequence ATGAAGTGTCCAAGATGTGACAAACCGATTAACGATGGAGAATCTTACTGCCCACATTGTGGGTACAAACTGGAAAAAAAGAAATCAAGGACATGGATCATGATAGGCGGCGTTGTGCTGGCTGGAGTCGTGCTTGGCTCTGTTGTCGCACAGACCGGTTACCATGCGTTCGAAAAACAGGTCAGTGAGACGCAAGGTGAGCTGACTGCAGATTCGAAAGATGCACTGCCGGATCAGAAGACAATAGAGGCAAATAAGAAGAAAAACGAGACAGAACGAAAGCAGGAAGAACAGCAGGAACAGGAAGATGAAAAAGAAGATGAGATTACAATTTCTGTAGACGAAGCAACTCCTGTGGATCTTGATTCTTATGTACAGATTCAGCCTGTATCTTCCAAGGCGAGTTCAGAACTTGATGATAACACAGCCGAGAAAGCAATTGACGGTCAGGAAGTGACGTCGTGGCAGGAAGATGTAGCAGGATACGGACATGGTGAAAATCTTACACTTAAATTTGAAAAAACATATACGGTAAAGTATCTTGCACTGAAACTTGGAAGCTGGAAAGATGATGCTGCGTATGAGCAGAATAACAGACCGAAAGAACTGGATATTCAGACCGACCATTTAATTCGGAAAGTTACATTTTCAGATGAAAAAAAAGAATACTGGGTCACATTTTCAGATACATGTAAAACCTCTGAACTTAAGCTGATTATTGAGCAGGTATACAGAGGTCTCAAGACGAGCTGGAATGACACTTGTATTGCAGAAGTGCAGGTTTATGGAACTGAAGAATAA
- a CDS encoding flavin reductase family protein, with product MAFHEVPIESLEFNPFKKISKQWMLITAGDEKKSNTMTASWGGLGIMWGKNVATAYIRPNRYTKEFVDQTDHFTLSFLPEEERKALNYCGTVSGRDVEDKWAAAGLHPYPVDGTTGVEEAEMIFVCKKLYHQEMKPECFDAPENDERWYPEKDYHIMYMAEIEKVLVK from the coding sequence ATGGCATTTCATGAAGTACCAATTGAAAGTCTTGAATTTAACCCATTTAAGAAGATAAGTAAACAGTGGATGCTGATTACAGCAGGAGATGAGAAGAAGTCAAACACGATGACAGCAAGCTGGGGCGGCCTTGGTATTATGTGGGGAAAGAATGTTGCAACTGCATACATCCGCCCAAACCGTTATACAAAAGAATTTGTAGATCAGACGGATCACTTTACGTTATCATTTCTCCCGGAGGAGGAGCGCAAAGCGCTGAACTACTGTGGAACAGTCAGTGGACGTGATGTGGAGGATAAGTGGGCGGCAGCCGGACTTCATCCTTATCCGGTCGACGGAACAACAGGAGTGGAAGAAGCAGAGATGATTTTTGTATGTAAGAAGTTATATCATCAGGAAATGAAACCAGAGTGCTTTGATGCACCGGAAAACGATGAGAGATGGTATCCGGAGAAAGATTACCACATAATGTACATGGCAGAAATCGAGAAAGTACTGGTGAAATAA
- a CDS encoding RrF2 family transcriptional regulator, whose product MKVSTKGRYALRIMIDLAEHNTGGYIRLKDISKRQGITLKYMEQIMPILTKSGYVKSFRGNNGGYMLAKKPEEYTAGEILRAAEGSLAPVSCIEDEPNACGHYEQCRTVKFWEGLWDVIIEYTDRFTLADLMKNEDIENPICKEG is encoded by the coding sequence ATGAAAGTTTCAACAAAAGGAAGATATGCACTTCGGATCATGATCGATCTTGCAGAGCATAACACAGGCGGATATATTCGCTTAAAAGATATTTCGAAGCGACAGGGGATTACACTGAAATATATGGAGCAGATCATGCCGATCCTCACGAAATCAGGATATGTAAAGAGCTTTCGTGGAAATAACGGTGGTTATATGCTGGCAAAAAAACCAGAAGAATATACAGCTGGAGAGATTTTACGGGCAGCAGAAGGCAGTCTGGCTCCGGTAAGCTGCATTGAAGATGAGCCAAATGCATGCGGACATTATGAACAGTGTAGGACAGTGAAGTTTTGGGAAGGTCTTTGGGATGTGATCATAGAGTACACGGATCGATTTACTCTTGCAGATCTGATGAAAAATGAAGACATTGAAAACCCAATATGCAAAGAAGGTTAA
- a CDS encoding LysR family transcriptional regulator: MTLTQLRYVITIADTGSMNEASKALFISQPSLSQAVKELETEIGVELFKRSNRGVSVTQEGIEFLGYARQVVEQYELIESHYIERKNVKKKFGVSMQHYTFAVNAFVEMVRQFGMDEYEFAVRETKTYEVIEDVKEFRSEIGIIYINDFNQKVLTKMIKESDLEFHPILDCGVYVYLWKGHPLANKEEISIEELEEYPCLAFEQGNYNSFYFAEEVLSTYEYKRLIRANDRATLLNLMVGLNAYTLCCGIICEGLNGEDYCAVKLKSNEHMTIGYLKRKGVALSPLGQKYLEEIRKYKAMGMDIRGVEDIKADQKQS, from the coding sequence ATGACACTGACACAGTTAAGATACGTGATTACAATTGCAGATACCGGGTCTATGAATGAGGCATCAAAAGCACTTTTTATCTCGCAGCCAAGTTTGTCGCAGGCAGTCAAAGAGCTGGAGACAGAGATTGGAGTAGAGTTATTCAAGCGAAGCAACCGAGGGGTGTCGGTTACCCAGGAAGGAATCGAATTTCTGGGATACGCAAGACAAGTTGTAGAACAATATGAACTGATTGAGTCTCATTATATCGAACGTAAAAATGTAAAGAAAAAATTCGGAGTGTCTATGCAGCATTATACATTTGCAGTTAATGCATTTGTGGAAATGGTCAGACAGTTTGGCATGGATGAGTACGAGTTTGCGGTCCGTGAGACGAAAACATATGAAGTCATTGAAGATGTAAAGGAATTTCGCAGCGAGATAGGAATTATTTATATCAATGATTTTAATCAGAAGGTATTGACGAAGATGATTAAGGAGTCTGATCTGGAATTTCATCCAATTTTGGACTGTGGTGTCTATGTTTATCTTTGGAAAGGGCATCCTCTTGCAAATAAGGAAGAGATTTCCATAGAAGAACTGGAAGAATACCCGTGTCTTGCATTTGAGCAGGGGAATTATAATTCGTTCTATTTTGCAGAGGAAGTGTTAAGTACTTACGAATACAAGCGCCTGATCCGGGCGAATGACCGGGCGACCCTTTTAAATCTCATGGTAGGGTTGAATGCATACACACTTTGCTGTGGCATTATATGTGAGGGACTCAACGGTGAAGATTACTGTGCAGTGAAGCTGAAATCCAATGAGCATATGACGATTGGTTATCTGAAGCGAAAGGGTGTGGCACTTAGTCCTTTGGGACAGAAATATCTGGAAGAAATCCGAAAATACAAAGCTATGGGCATGGACATCCGTGGCGTGGAAGATATAAAAGCGGATCAAAAGCAGAGCTAG
- a CDS encoding O-acetylhomoserine aminocarboxypropyltransferase/cysteine synthase family protein: protein MSEKITRENRKFKFETLQLHVGQEQPDPVTDARAVPIYQTSSYVFRNSDHAAARFGLADAGNIYGRLTNPTEDVFEKRIAALEGGVAALAVASGAAAISYTIENLAQNGDHIVAAKNIYGGSFNLLEHTLPQYGITTTFVDIFNEEEVEAAFQENTKALFIETLGNPNSDVVDVEKYAKIAHAHKVPLVVDNTFATPYLVRPIEYGADIVVHSATKFIGGHGTTIGGVIVDGGKFDWEASGKFPSLTEPNPSYHGISFTKAVGAAAFVTKIRAILLRDTGATISPFHSFLFLQGLETLSLRVERHVQNALKVVEYLNNHPQVEHVNHPSVSTDPEQQELYKKYFPNGGGSIFTFEIKGDAQKAKDFIDNLELFSLLANVADVKSLVIHPATTTHSQCTEEELLDQGIKPNTIRLSIGTENIDDIIQDLDEAFKAVK, encoded by the coding sequence ATGAGTGAAAAAATTACAAGAGAGAACAGAAAATTTAAATTTGAGACATTGCAGTTACATGTAGGACAGGAGCAGCCGGACCCGGTTACAGATGCAAGAGCAGTTCCGATTTACCAGACATCATCTTATGTATTCCGCAACAGCGATCATGCAGCAGCAAGATTTGGTCTGGCAGATGCTGGTAACATTTACGGACGTCTGACAAACCCAACGGAAGATGTATTCGAAAAGAGAATCGCAGCACTGGAAGGTGGCGTTGCAGCACTTGCAGTTGCTTCCGGAGCTGCCGCAATTTCATACACAATCGAGAACCTGGCACAGAACGGTGATCACATCGTAGCAGCTAAAAATATTTATGGTGGATCCTTCAACTTATTAGAGCACACACTTCCACAGTATGGAATCACAACAACATTTGTTGACATTTTTAATGAGGAAGAGGTTGAGGCAGCATTCCAGGAAAATACAAAAGCATTATTCATTGAGACACTTGGAAATCCGAACTCAGATGTAGTAGATGTAGAAAAATATGCAAAAATTGCACATGCACATAAAGTACCGTTGGTAGTAGACAACACATTTGCAACACCTTATCTTGTAAGACCAATCGAGTACGGTGCTGACATCGTTGTACATTCCGCAACAAAATTCATCGGTGGACACGGAACAACAATCGGTGGAGTCATTGTAGACGGAGGAAAATTTGACTGGGAAGCATCGGGAAAATTCCCTTCACTGACAGAACCAAACCCAAGTTATCACGGAATCAGCTTCACAAAAGCAGTTGGAGCCGCAGCATTTGTTACAAAGATCCGTGCAATCCTGCTTCGTGATACAGGTGCAACAATTTCACCATTCCATTCATTCCTGTTCTTACAGGGACTTGAGACACTTTCACTTCGTGTAGAGCGTCATGTACAGAATGCACTGAAAGTTGTAGAATACTTGAACAACCATCCACAGGTAGAGCATGTAAATCACCCATCTGTATCCACAGATCCAGAGCAGCAGGAACTTTACAAGAAATACTTCCCGAACGGTGGAGGATCTATCTTCACATTCGAAATCAAAGGAGATGCGCAGAAAGCAAAAGACTTTATCGATAATTTGGAGCTCTTCTCACTCCTTGCAAATGTAGCCGATGTTAAATCACTTGTAATCCATCCGGCAACAACAACACATAGCCAGTGCACGGAAGAAGAACTGTTAGACCAGGGAATCAAACCAAACACTATCAGACTTTCTATCGGTACTGAAAATATTGACGACATTATCCAAGACCTTGATGAAGCATTCAAGGCAGTAAAATAA
- a CDS encoding alpha-amylase family glycosyl hydrolase, whose protein sequence is MWTYNSVFYQIYPIGFCGAPVHNDGVTVPRIRKIMEWSDYLKDLGVDSILLNPIFDSDNHGYDTRDFRKIDCRLGTNEDFSDVCKDLHDHDIKIVLDGVFNHVGRGFWAFRDVQEKKWDSPYKDWFHISFDGNSCYNDGFWYEGWEGHFELVKLNLQNPTVVDYLLDCVRFWIDTFDIDGLRLDVAYCLDREFMKRLRQFTQELKPDFALIGEVLFGDYNQIVNDEMLHSCTNYECYKGLYSSFNCMNLFEIAHSLNRQFGPEDWCIYRGKHLMTFADNHDVTRLASILTNPAHIPLAYGLLLGMPGIPCLYYGSEWGEKGEKAPDNDYALRPCFDAPKPNELTKFIKKLIQIRQNSDALCNGSYRNVVIQNHQLVFERCSEKERILVTVNASDSPYTAWHQELNGTVHDLISNTEIHMDGKLEIPPYSTMYLKF, encoded by the coding sequence ATGTGGACTTATAACAGTGTATTTTATCAAATTTATCCGATTGGGTTCTGTGGTGCTCCAGTGCACAATGATGGTGTAACGGTTCCCCGCATCCGCAAGATCATGGAGTGGTCCGATTATCTAAAAGACCTCGGTGTAGATTCCATTTTATTAAATCCAATCTTTGATTCCGACAATCATGGATATGATACAAGAGATTTTCGAAAAATCGACTGCCGGCTTGGCACGAACGAAGATTTTTCAGATGTCTGCAAGGATTTGCATGATCACGATATCAAGATTGTACTGGACGGTGTGTTTAATCATGTCGGCCGTGGCTTTTGGGCCTTTCGTGATGTCCAGGAAAAGAAATGGGACTCTCCATATAAGGATTGGTTCCACATTAGTTTTGATGGTAACAGTTGTTATAACGATGGGTTCTGGTATGAAGGATGGGAAGGACATTTTGAACTGGTCAAATTAAATCTCCAAAATCCGACAGTGGTCGATTATCTTTTGGACTGTGTCCGCTTCTGGATTGATACTTTTGACATCGATGGACTCAGGCTTGATGTTGCATATTGCCTGGACCGCGAATTTATGAAACGTCTGCGACAGTTCACTCAGGAATTAAAGCCCGATTTTGCCTTGATTGGAGAAGTTCTTTTCGGAGATTATAACCAGATTGTCAATGATGAAATGCTTCACAGTTGCACGAATTACGAATGTTATAAAGGACTTTATTCCAGCTTCAATTGCATGAATCTTTTTGAAATCGCACATTCCCTGAACCGCCAGTTCGGACCAGAGGATTGGTGCATTTACCGCGGAAAGCATCTTATGACTTTTGCCGATAACCACGATGTCACAAGACTCGCCAGCATCCTGACTAACCCGGCACATATTCCACTGGCATACGGTCTGCTTCTTGGTATGCCAGGCATACCATGCCTTTATTATGGAAGTGAATGGGGCGAAAAAGGCGAGAAAGCACCAGACAATGATTATGCACTTCGCCCATGTTTTGATGCACCAAAACCAAATGAACTCACAAAATTCATTAAAAAATTAATCCAGATCCGTCAAAACAGTGATGCACTCTGCAATGGCTCTTACCGAAATGTAGTGATCCAGAATCATCAACTCGTATTCGAGCGTTGCTCAGAAAAAGAACGTATACTGGTCACTGTCAATGCATCTGACTCACCCTATACTGCATGGCATCAGGAATTGAATGGAACGGTCCATGACCTGATCAGTAATACAGAAATTCATATGGACGGAAAATTAGAAATTCCACCATATAGTACGATGTACTTGAAATTTTAA
- a CDS encoding MATE family efflux transporter, whose amino-acid sequence MQKKIDLINGPILSSLTKLALPIMATSLIQMAYNMIDMIWIGRLGSSAVASVGAAGMYMWLSNGLVTLARMGGQVHVGHAVGAGRTDFAGRYAATTFQMTLLLGVLYGLVCTIFSKPLIAFFHLTSRSVINDAVSYLMITCGLVIFSFLNQIFTGLFTAIGNSHPAFLSTSVGLVINIILDPLLIFGIGPFPALKVTGAAIATIIAQMVVTLLFLFFASQDQILFHHIHLLQAPDSKKASEIFRLGLPSCLQSLVFTGISMTIARLVAGYGDAAVAVQKVGAQIESISWMTSDGFASAVNSFIAQNHGAGKEDRIHAGYRSALKIVLPWGLFCTILLVCFPTPIFKIFITEPDVIPMGISYLMILGFSQLFSSLEITTSGAFCGYGRTMPPSITGITLNLLRIPMALALTATPLALSGIWWSISITSILKGLILFIWFQITIKKK is encoded by the coding sequence ATGCAAAAGAAAATTGACCTGATAAATGGTCCCATTTTATCTTCACTTACCAAACTAGCTCTTCCTATCATGGCAACTTCGCTGATTCAGATGGCTTATAATATGATCGACATGATCTGGATCGGACGCCTGGGAAGTTCCGCCGTCGCTTCTGTCGGTGCTGCCGGCATGTATATGTGGCTTTCTAACGGACTTGTTACTTTAGCAAGAATGGGAGGTCAGGTTCACGTTGGTCATGCAGTTGGTGCCGGACGCACAGACTTTGCAGGGCGTTATGCCGCCACTACATTTCAGATGACACTTCTTCTCGGCGTTTTGTATGGACTGGTATGTACGATTTTTTCCAAACCTTTGATTGCTTTCTTTCATTTGACAAGCAGATCCGTTATAAATGATGCTGTCAGCTACCTGATGATTACATGTGGGCTTGTAATATTTTCATTCTTAAATCAGATATTTACCGGACTGTTTACTGCTATCGGAAATAGTCATCCCGCCTTTCTTTCTACCAGCGTAGGACTTGTTATCAACATCATTCTGGATCCGCTTCTGATTTTCGGGATCGGTCCATTTCCTGCATTAAAAGTTACGGGAGCAGCCATTGCGACGATCATTGCACAAATGGTTGTTACACTACTTTTTTTATTTTTTGCAAGCCAAGACCAGATTCTGTTTCACCATATTCATTTACTGCAAGCTCCAGATTCTAAGAAAGCTTCAGAAATTTTCCGGCTCGGGCTTCCTTCCTGTCTGCAGAGTCTTGTATTTACTGGCATTTCCATGACCATAGCAAGACTGGTTGCCGGATATGGTGATGCTGCAGTTGCCGTACAAAAAGTCGGCGCGCAGATTGAATCGATTTCCTGGATGACTTCAGATGGTTTTGCCTCTGCCGTCAATTCCTTTATTGCTCAGAATCACGGTGCCGGAAAAGAAGACAGAATCCATGCCGGATATCGGTCCGCTCTGAAAATCGTACTTCCGTGGGGTCTTTTCTGCACCATACTTTTGGTATGCTTTCCGACTCCGATTTTTAAGATTTTCATCACAGAACCTGATGTTATTCCGATGGGAATCAGCTACTTGATGATCCTTGGTTTTTCTCAATTATTTAGCAGCCTGGAGATTACAACCTCTGGTGCATTTTGTGGTTATGGCAGGACAATGCCGCCTTCCATTACCGGAATTACTTTGAATCTGCTTCGAATCCCGATGGCACTTGCACTGACTGCAACGCCACTGGCACTTAGCGGAATCTGGTGGAGCATTTCCATCACTTCTATTTTAAAGGGCTTGATTCTATTTATCTGGTTCCAAATTACTATAAAAAAGAAATAA
- the rplM gene encoding 50S ribosomal protein L13, which produces MKTYMANPDKIERKWYVVDATGYTLGRLASEVAKVLRGKNKPQFTPHVDTGDYVIVVNAEKIKVTGKKMNQKIYYNHSEYVGGMKETTLAEMMAKKPEKVIELAVKGMLPKGPLGRSMIKKLHVYAGPDHEQQAQKPVELTF; this is translated from the coding sequence ATGAAGACTTATATGGCTAATCCAGATAAGATTGAAAGAAAATGGTATGTAGTTGACGCTACAGGATATACATTAGGACGCCTTGCATCAGAAGTTGCTAAGGTTTTAAGAGGTAAGAACAAACCTCAGTTCACACCACACGTTGACACAGGTGATTATGTAATCGTTGTTAACGCTGAGAAGATTAAGGTAACAGGTAAGAAGATGAACCAGAAGATTTATTACAATCACTCTGAGTATGTAGGAGGAATGAAAGAGACTACATTAGCAGAGATGATGGCTAAGAAACCAGAGAAGGTTATCGAACTCGCAGTTAAAGGAATGCTTCCAAAAGGACCTTTAGGAAGATCTATGATTAAGAAGCTTCATGTATATGCTGGACCGGATCATGAGCAGCAGGCTCAGAAGCCAGTTGAGCTTACATTTTAA
- the rpsI gene encoding 30S ribosomal protein S9, with translation MAKAKFYGTGRRKKSVARVYLVPGTGNITINKRDIDEYLGLETLKVVVRQPLVATETADKFDVIVNVKGGGYTGQAGAIRHGIARALLEADSEYRPVLKKAGYLTRDPRMKERKKYGLKAARRAPQFSKR, from the coding sequence GTGGCTAAAGCAAAATTCTACGGAACAGGAAGAAGAAAAAAATCAGTTGCAAGAGTTTACCTTGTACCAGGAACAGGTAATATTACAATCAATAAAAGAGATATCGATGAGTATCTCGGACTTGAGACATTAAAAGTTGTTGTTCGTCAGCCATTAGTTGCTACAGAGACAGCAGACAAATTTGATGTAATCGTTAACGTAAAAGGTGGCGGATACACAGGACAGGCTGGAGCAATCCGTCATGGTATCGCCAGAGCACTTCTTGAGGCAGATTCTGAGTACAGACCAGTTCTCAAGAAAGCTGGATACCTTACACGTGACCCACGTATGAAAGAGCGTAAGAAATACGGTCTCAAAGCAGCTCGTCGCGCTCCGCAGTTCAGCAAGCGATAA
- a CDS encoding ParA family protein, whose amino-acid sequence MNTQIIAIANQKGGVGKTTTCANLGIGLAQAGKKVLLIDGDPQGSLTISLGNPQPDKLPFTLSDAMGKILMDQPIRPGEGILHHAEGVDLMPADIQLSGMEVSLVNAMSRETILRQYLDTLKGQYSHILIDCQPSLGMLTVNALAAANRIIIPVQAEYLPAKGLEQLLSTVSKVKRQINPKLQIDGILLTMVDNRTNFAKEIAALLRDTYGSKIKIFGTEIPHSVRAKEISAEGKSIFAHDPGGKVAEGYRNLTKEVLKLEKQREKNRAGLGR is encoded by the coding sequence ATGAACACACAAATCATCGCCATCGCCAACCAGAAAGGCGGCGTTGGCAAAACAACAACCTGTGCGAACTTGGGAATAGGTCTGGCACAGGCCGGAAAGAAAGTGCTTCTGATCGACGGGGACCCGCAAGGAAGCCTGACAATCAGCTTGGGAAATCCGCAACCGGACAAGCTGCCATTTACACTGTCGGATGCAATGGGCAAAATTCTGATGGATCAGCCTATACGCCCCGGAGAAGGTATTCTGCATCATGCAGAAGGCGTTGACCTGATGCCTGCGGATATTCAGCTTTCCGGTATGGAGGTTTCTTTGGTAAACGCCATGAGCCGTGAAACGATTTTACGGCAATATCTGGACACACTGAAGGGACAATATTCCCATATCCTCATCGACTGCCAGCCCTCCCTTGGTATGCTCACAGTTAATGCGCTGGCCGCTGCGAATAGGATCATTATTCCCGTTCAGGCAGAGTATCTGCCCGCCAAAGGACTGGAACAGCTTCTATCTACGGTCAGTAAGGTGAAACGGCAGATCAATCCAAAGCTCCAGATTGACGGTATCCTGCTGACGATGGTGGATAACCGCACCAACTTTGCAAAAGAGATTGCTGCTTTGCTGCGGGACACCTATGGAAGTAAAATCAAAATCTTTGGAACGGAGATTCCACACTCTGTCCGTGCAAAGGAAATCAGCGCAGAGGGAAAAAGTATTTTCGCCCATGACCCTGGCGGCAAGGTGGCAGAGGGGTATCGAAATCTGACGAAGGAGGTGTTGAAACTTGAAAAGCAGCGCGAAAAAAATAGAGCTGGCCTCGGTAGATGA
- a CDS encoding ParB/RepB/Spo0J family partition protein, giving the protein MKSSAKKIELASVDDLFSTEEGRQDAKLEKIQEIPLSELHPFKNHPFKVKDDEAMMETADSIKQYGVLVPAIARPDPEGGYELVAGHRRHRASELADKETMPVIVRDLDDDAATIIMVDSNLQRESLLPSERAFAYKMKLEAMKRQAGRPSKENCSQVGNDFGKKSSEVLAEQVGQSKNQIFRYIRLTELIPELMDMVDEKKIALNPAYELSFLKKEEQVDLLDAMDSEQATPSLSQAQRLKKYSQEGHLTLDMMRVIMGEEKKSDLDRVTFTSDTLRKYFPKSYTPQRMQETIIKLLEAWQKKRQRDQER; this is encoded by the coding sequence TTGAAAAGCAGCGCGAAAAAAATAGAGCTGGCCTCGGTAGATGATCTGTTCTCCACCGAAGAAGGCCGTCAGGATGCAAAGCTGGAAAAGATTCAGGAGATTCCGCTGTCTGAACTGCATCCCTTTAAGAACCACCCATTCAAAGTCAAGGATGACGAAGCCATGATGGAGACCGCTGACAGTATCAAGCAGTATGGCGTTCTGGTTCCGGCGATTGCTCGACCGGACCCGGAGGGCGGTTATGAGCTGGTAGCCGGACACAGGCGGCACAGAGCCAGTGAGCTGGCAGACAAGGAGACCATGCCGGTCATTGTTCGGGATTTGGATGATGATGCCGCCACAATCATTATGGTTGACAGCAATCTGCAACGGGAAAGTCTGCTCCCAAGTGAAAGGGCTTTTGCTTACAAGATGAAGCTGGAGGCTATGAAAAGGCAGGCTGGCAGACCGAGTAAAGAAAATTGTTCCCAAGTTGGGAACGATTTTGGGAAGAAGTCCAGCGAGGTTTTGGCAGAGCAAGTAGGTCAGAGTAAAAACCAGATTTTTCGTTATATCCGTCTGACTGAACTGATTCCTGAATTGATGGATATGGTCGATGAGAAGAAAATCGCCCTGAACCCTGCCTATGAGCTGTCCTTTCTCAAAAAGGAGGAACAGGTAGACCTGTTGGACGCGATGGACAGCGAACAGGCTACCCCTTCTCTTTCTCAAGCCCAGCGGCTCAAGAAATACAGTCAGGAGGGGCATCTGACCCTCGATATGATGCGTGTCATCATGGGTGAGGAAAAGAAAAGCGATCTGGACCGAGTGACATTTACCTCTGACACCTTGCGGAAGTATTTCCCTAAAAGCTATACGCCCCAGCGGATGCAGGAAACCATCATCAAGCTGCTGGAGGCATGGCAGAAAAAGCGTCAGAGAGACCAGGAACGATGA